A part of Salmo trutta chromosome 15, fSalTru1.1, whole genome shotgun sequence genomic DNA contains:
- the june gene encoding junE proto-oncogene, AP-1 transcription factor subunit, whose amino-acid sequence MTAKMETPFYDDVALGVPHNFGQHHADYQRYQGHKMMSKKVAHNFSGGSHSSSGLKLLQNQPGSNCNSNPNNLGGINSNTNSSLIPGGLSDMNLLKLASPDLEHLIIQSNQGLVTTSPVPNPNGGNPFMYRNNATNEQEGFADGFVKALADLHKQNQLVGAPMSPSSSIQGPYQRNIMPAGDLPIYTNLSSYNPNHISSSYPGGQMPGGYPCHGPHGPGGQGSHHPHNRGLDAPQTVPEIRHPPGDPTSSPPSLSPIDLETQERIKAERKKLRNRIAASKCRKRKLERISRLEEKVKVLKTQNCDLTSTASVLREQVAQLKQKVMNHVTNGCQIAVSSAALQSKSTGDRDSTSC is encoded by the coding sequence ATGACGGCTAAAATGGAAACCCCTTTCTACGACGACGTGGCTCTAGGTGTTCCTCACAACTTCGGACAACACCATGCAGATTACCAACGTTACCAGGGCCACAAGATGATGAGTAAGAAAGTGGCACATAACTTCTCAGGAGGTTCCCACAGCAGCTCTGGCCTGAAACTGTTACAAAACCAGCCTGGGAGCAACTGCAACAGCAACCCTAATAACCTGGGAGGGATTAACAGCAACACAAACAGCTCGTTAATACCCGGCGGCTTGTCAGATATGAACCTTCTGAAGCTAGCCTCCCCTGACCTCGAGCACCTCATCATCCAGTCTAACCAGGGCTTGGTGACGACGTCTCCCGTCCCCAACCCTAACGGAGGTAACCCCTTCATGTACCGGAACAACGCCACTAACGAACAGGAGGGTTTTGCCGATGGGTTCGTCAAAGCCCTGGCGGATCTCCATAAACAGAACCAGCTGGTTGGAGCTCCCATGTCCCCGTCCTCCTCTATACAAGGCCCCTACCAGAGGAACATCATGCCTGCAGGAGACCTGCCCATCTATACCAACCTCAGCAGCTACAACCCCAACCATATATCATCATCCTACCCAGGGGGTCAGATGCCCGGCGGCTACCCATGCCACGGCCCCCACGGACCCGGAGGCCAAGGGTCCCATCATCCCCACAACAGAGGCCTGGACGCCCCTCAGACTGTCCCAGAGATACGTCACCCTCCCGGGGaccccacctcctcccctccctcactgTCTCCCATCGACCTGGAGACCCAGGAGAGGATCAAAGCCGAGAGGAAGAAGCTACGTAACCGGATCGCGGCGTCTAAGTGTCGTAAGAGGAAACTGGAGCGGATCTCCAGGCTAGAGGAGAAGGTGAAGGTTCTGAAGACCCAGAACTGTGACCTGACCTCCACCGCCTCGGTCCTGAGGGAGCAGGTGGCCCAGCTCAAACAGAAAGTCATGAATCACGTCACCAATGGCTGCCAGATAGCAGTCAGCTCAGCAGCCCTGCAGTCCAAGAGCACCGGGGACAGGGACAGCACCAGCTGCTGA